Below is a window of Candidatus Eremiobacteraceae bacterium DNA.
GCGCTGAGCATCAGCGACACCAGCATCACGATCGACGCGATCTTCTGGGGACTCATCAATACGACTCCTTAGTCAGCAGAGGACCCGGCGCGCTTTGTTCCGCTGCCCGAGCTCGGCCGGCGCCGGCGTGCGATCCCCGCTCGCCGCATCACGTCCAACAAGTCCCCGTCGCTCGTGTTCTTGAAGAACAGCCACAGCGCGCATTCGATGATCGCGCTTTCGCTCGTCCGCTTCTTGTAGGCCAGCGCGCGCACACGTCTCATAAGCGCGCTGCTCACCGAGTGCGACGAGCGCGAATACGATGGCTCGGTCGGACGCGTGTCCCTGCCCGGCGCCGAATGCATGGAGGGATATGCACCCCGTTCCGATGAGGGCCCTTTGTTCTTGCGAATTCGTTGATAGCACGTAGCAGATTGAAGGCGGGTACTGAAGGCGGTGTCAATGCGCCCGCCTTTAGATCCCCGATTCTCGTAGGACGGTGGACTACCGGCTGCGCAACGTCGCACCGTTCTGCCGCAGCACCACGCCGAGTTGCTCGTCGTCGCCCCCGACGAAGAGAGTCTTGAGCGCGACCTCGACGATCGAGCTTTCAGACAAACGGTGCTTGTACGCGAGGTTTCGCAGATGATCGGAGACGCCAGCGCTGACATTGACCGAGAGCTTGGCGCGTTTTTGTTCTCTGGGAGAGGGTTCGATGCTCATATTTTCCCTTGCTGCGGAACGGTTAGCAGGTATTACTTCGCACAGACACAGTAGCGAATTACGGCCAGGTTTACAAGCCTCCGCCAAATCAGCCCTTGGTTAGTGGGGAATCCGTTATCCATGACTAGAAGAGCAGGGCCTCGTGAATGAGGTTAAGGCAGGCGGCAGGCGAGCCGAAGCCGTGGTGAGGCGCGCCGAACTCGCTCGTTTCCTGCGAGCGCGAAGGGAACGCCTCTCGCCGGAAGATGTCGGTCTGCCGAGGCATACGCGCCGGCGGACCCCCGGCCTGCGCCGGGAAGAGGTCGCGCTTCTCGCCGGCATCGGCGCCGCCTGGTATGCGCGGCTGGAGATGGCGCACGACGTCAGGCCTTCGGTGGCGACTCTCATGGCGATCGCCCGGGCGCTGCTTCTCAATCCCGTCGAGATCGAGTATCTCTTCGTTCTGGCGGAGCTCTCGATGCCCCAGCTCCAAGGCTTCAGCCAGACGAGCATCCCTGAGGTGATCGAGCAGCTCGTGCCCGGGCTGCAGAACTTGGCGGCCTTCCTTTGGGGCCGCTATCTGATCCCGCTGCGCTGGAACGCCATCGCAGACGCTCTGTTCGGCTTCTCCAAGTATCCCGATCCATACGAGCGCAATACGATTGTCCGGCTCGTCTGTCTGGCACACAACCGGGAATTGTTCGGAGAGCATTTCGAGGAGCTCCAGCGCAGTCTGGTGGGCATGTTCCGCCTGGCCTACCTAGCCGATGAGCCGACACCCTACGGGCGCCGTATCTACGAGATCGCCAGCGAGTACCCTCGCTTCAAGGAGCTCTGGGAAGAGCATGTCATCGCAAACGACTACTTCGCCGAAGCGGGACCGCACCAGCGGTCGCATGATGCCGTCGGACCTCTGGCGATCACCACGACGAATTTCTATATCGCGCGCCATCACGGCATGGTGTTGCGCATCGTCGCTCCCGCCGACCAGGCGACGGCTGAGAAGTTCGCCCAGCTGCAGGCGTTCGGAAAGCCGTCCACGCGCGAGACGCTGCTGCCCTAACCCTTAGATGAAAACCGCGCCCAGCACGACGTGCTGGGCGCAATTTCGTACGCTTGCGGCTTATTCGCCGCCGCGCGAGGACTACGGATTCATGTAGATGTGAGTGTTCTTCGGCGGGAGCTGCGGGTTTCTCCACTTCGTGCCGTCCGCGAACTGGATGTGCAGCGGAACGCAGCGCGGCAATCCGGTGCCGATCGGGAATGTGCTCGAGGGAACGCCGTACTTGTGCTTGATCTCCGCATTAGGCGAGAATTTTCCGACATCTCTGGCCTCGGCCTTGAGGATGCCGTTGGCGATGAGGCCGAACTCGACTTCTGTCATCACCTTCGGGGAGATGTTCATCCAATCGACGGCCATCTGCGGGTTGGTGCTGGTGTAGGCCGGCTGATAATAGCTCGCTCCCCAGGCGTCTCCCCAGCGTCCTCCCCCATAGAAACCGGGAGCGTAGCCCATGTAGCCGCCGCCGCTCTGCGACACGTTGAGCGAGGCGCTGCAGGCGCTGACGTGGATGAGCGATGACGCCGGCGGCGCGGCGGGCGCAGCGGCCGGCATGGCCGCCGGGGAAGCCGTCGGCTGCGCAGCTCCGGGAACCGCTAAGCAGAGCAGTGACGCGGTCACGAGAGAGAACGCTAAGACGCGCGAGATATGCATGCAAGATCTCCTAATCGAAGTGGGAACAGAATCGCTGTGACGTTTGGTCTTGTCGCCGCTCGCGCAGAAATCCTGTGCTTCAGCGGAGAAACGCCGCAACGTCCTCGAGCGAGTGCACGCGCCGCGCCGGCGGCAACGATGATAAGATGCGCCGGCCGTACGCCATCGTCTCGAGCCTGCCGTCGAGGACGCACATCAGACCTTTGTCCGAGCGGCTGCGGATGAGCCGACCAAGCCCTTGCTTGAGGCGCGTGATCGCCGCCGGGACCATGAGCGCTTCGAATGCGCCCACGCCATGAGCTTCGAGCATCTGCGAGCGCGCCGCGATGATCGGGTCATCCGGCGGCGGGAACGGGATGCGGTCGATGATGACGCACGACAGCGCCTTGCCGATCACGTCGACGCCTTCCCAAAATGATGCGGTGGCGAATAACACCGGGTGTTGTTCCGTGCGAAACCAATCGAGGATCTGGGACTTCGGCGATTCGCCTTGCACGCGATAGGGGAAGGGCAGCGCGGGCGCCAGCGCTGCCGCCACTTCGCGCATCACCGCATACGAGGTGAAAAGCACGAACGCACGGCCTTGCGTCGCCGTCAGCACGCCGTCGATGACCTCGACCGCCCGCCGTGCGAAACGCGGATCCTTCGGATTGAGCCGCTCCGGCGGCAGATAGAGCATCGCCTGACGTTCGAAGTCGAACGGCGATTCCAGCACCAGTTCGTCCACCGGCGTGTTCTCAAGCCCGACCTGACGGCGCAGATAGTCGAACGAGCCGCCGGTGGCGATCGTGGCTGACGTCATGACGACGCAGCGCGTGTTGTCATACAGCCGCTCGCGCAGCGTGGGTGCGACGGTCACCGGCGCGCAGATCGCCGCGTACGAGTCGCGTCGCTCGCTCTCGCGCTCGACCCAACAGATGTAGCCGTCGAGATTGAGCCGCAGGCGTTCGATGGTCTGCGCCGTCGCGGCGACCGAGCTCGCGAGCAGGTCGCGCCTGCGCTCCAGCGCCGCTTCGCCGAGTTGTTGGAAGCGCGCTGCTCGCGACCAGTTGTCGGCGATCCAATTCTCCACGCGATACAGCGCCCGCTGCAGCGGATCCATCAGCTCGATCGCGCGGCCGTTCTTCTCCAGCGGATAGCGCCCAGGCGGCCCGTCGGCGAGGGCAGCTCCGAATTCATCCGCAGCATCGGATAGCTCCGCCCGCAGCGAATCCTTGAAGATATACGCGCGATCGATCTTGCCGAGCAGGCGGCCGACGATGGCGCGCGATAGCGACGATGAGAACGCTGCGGTGGCCCACTCCTCGATCTGGTGCGCTTCATCAAGGACGGCGTAGTCGTAGGGCGGGATCAGGCCGCCCCCGCTGGCAAGGTCGATGAAGAACAGGGCGTGATTGACGACGACGATGTCCGCGTGGCGGGCCGTTTCACGCGCGCGCATGTGGTGGCAGCGCTCGGGCCCGAAGAACGAGCACGCCTCCATGATGCAATCGTCCGCGTCGGTGTCGACCTCGCGCCACAGCGCATCGGGCGGTATGAAGTCAAGCTCGGCGCGGTCGCCGGTATCGGTGCGGCCGGCCCAGCGGAAGAGATTGCGC
It encodes the following:
- a CDS encoding helix-turn-helix domain-containing protein, whose product is MNEVKAGGRRAEAVVRRAELARFLRARRERLSPEDVGLPRHTRRRTPGLRREEVALLAGIGAAWYARLEMAHDVRPSVATLMAIARALLLNPVEIEYLFVLAELSMPQLQGFSQTSIPEVIEQLVPGLQNLAAFLWGRYLIPLRWNAIADALFGFSKYPDPYERNTIVRLVCLAHNRELFGEHFEELQRSLVGMFRLAYLADEPTPYGRRIYEIASEYPRFKELWEEHVIANDYFAEAGPHQRSHDAVGPLAITTTNFYIARHHGMVLRIVAPADQATAEKFAQLQAFGKPSTRETLLP
- a CDS encoding helicase C-terminal domain-containing protein → MLTIEEVLGPQGVVAKSLPGYEWRPAQIQMAKLVNRGLLEHVHVMVEAGTGTGKSLGYLVPALLSGQRVVISTATLALQEQLLTKDIPLILDALDSKARVVVLKGRHNYLCRDKLETLRKRLVLAHSDHERNLFRWAGRTDTGDRAELDFIPPDALWREVDTDADDCIMEACSFFGPERCHHMRARETARHADIVVVNHALFFIDLASGGGLIPPYDYAVLDEAHQIEEWATAAFSSSLSRAIVGRLLGKIDRAYIFKDSLRAELSDAADEFGAALADGPPGRYPLEKNGRAIELMDPLQRALYRVENWIADNWSRAARFQQLGEAALERRRDLLASSVAATAQTIERLRLNLDGYICWVERESERRDSYAAICAPVTVAPTLRERLYDNTRCVVMTSATIATGGSFDYLRRQVGLENTPVDELVLESPFDFERQAMLYLPPERLNPKDPRFARRAVEVIDGVLTATQGRAFVLFTSYAVMREVAAALAPALPFPYRVQGESPKSQILDWFRTEQHPVLFATASFWEGVDVIGKALSCVIIDRIPFPPPDDPIIAARSQMLEAHGVGAFEALMVPAAITRLKQGLGRLIRSRSDKGLMCVLDGRLETMAYGRRILSSLPPARRVHSLEDVAAFLR